The Solanum dulcamara chromosome 6, daSolDulc1.2, whole genome shotgun sequence genome contains the following window.
ttgttgtaggatGTACAAGCAAACATCAAGTTACGAGAGTGCTTCAAAAGTTCAAACAACAAGTTTGAAGAATAGCTGAGAATGTTGAAATTGCGAGATTATTCACCACAATGGCCAAATTTTGCAGCTTTAAACAAGCCCCATTTGTCGATTTCTGTAACTAGCTTAATTGTCACTATAAAttgcctctctacctccacgaggtaggggtaaggtctgttTTCACTCTACCCCTGCTTGTGAAATTACATtactatgttgttgttgttgtcactATAAATGGTAACAGGTAGGATCAATTTAGCTTAGTTTGTGATGAACGATAAATTGATGAATGCTCTTGTGAGCCTTAGGATTTAGGGTTAAACTTAGTTCTCTTTGCCCCTTTTGAATTACACCATGTATGGGTAATTCTTGCATGAGTTCTCTATCTGTATCTTTGCTCACTCCCACGTCCCAACCCTAATCCATTATTCAAGAAATCACTCGGGATAGTGTTGTTTTTATTCTTCTGTTTGCTTGTGGAAATACTTCAATTATCTTCAAAAAAGGTCTTGAAGTATCAATTTGATTTCTTAATAGGCATAATCCATAAACATGTTTTTTAACTTAACCTCAATTGACATCTACGTTCTTCAATTTTGGGTGTGCACAAATAAACACTgaacttgtataaagttgaacaattCGACACACAATGGATCATAACTCGAATCACGCAGTGCCAAACTATTTTGTCTTGTTTGTTTTGTAGCGAGAGTCCACCCTCTACAATTTCAACTTCCCAGGAAAAGATGAAGATATAACACTACTGTAAAGCCTTCGGATTTTCAACTTTACCAAAGCAACAGGCGGTAAAAAATGATCGGTCCCAACGATAGCAATAAGAGACTTCGACCAGTTGCttcccaacaaaaaaaaaaggtacaAAATCTCACTTCCAAATTAATGGAAGATTTGATCCAATAACTAAATTCAACTGGCTATCCTCGTAATAAGTGTAGGCAGTATCAAACTACAAAAACTAAGCTAGTCAACATCAGCGTACTAATATACTCTAGAGAGTCAAAAGTTGCTTGGCAACAGAAAATTCAGCGTGTACACCTGCAATCACTTATGTATTCTCCTAAGTAATCTGTACTGGCCAAAGACATTCTTCTGCTGCCATTGATTTGGAATATAGAATGACCGATACATTGGAGGAGATAGTTCCCTGTCTAGATATGGAAGTGCTGCAACAATCTGTAGGCAAAACTCTCACAAGTTAATAACATGCAGCACGGGGAGGAGAGAGAGATGAGCTTATGAGGATGAGCCAGTACCTCCCATGTAGACAAGTCACTTCCTCGAGTAGGATAAGGACGTTGAAGTTGCAGCTCTATCAGGAAAGTGCATTGCTCAGGATCCCTAAGCTATAACATTATTACCAAACGAAGCTAAGTGTCATCCTATAGTTTAATATATTGCACACTAAAATAAATGGACACTCTTTCTGGTTAAACATAACAGGAGAGTCTGCTTACATATTGCCTCTCTGATGCCTTGTTCTTATTATTGAAGTAAGATGGTGCTGCTGAGGTACCACCCAAGCTAGAATTGAACGGAATTGGGAGAAGGCCCGTGAATCCATCATCCAACCATCGAACTTGGCCCACATAATCAGGAATGAAGAAGGAAGAAGGGAACCGGTGCCACTCACTACCAACGCAAAGGACAGAACCTGAACCAATATGGGGACGTTTAAAATATACACGGAGAAATGGATACTGCATGAGTCTTTCAGAGCATGAAAAGATGATGTTGCATCCAGCCTCATATGCTAAACAAAGCACCAGAAATGCACCCATCTAGCAAGAACAGAATAAATGGAGAAGCAAGAACATAGCGGTAGCTGTAAAATGGGGGAAAAAATCACACAGTGCCCTGAGGAAACTTGTTGCTCACATTTGACAAATGCTCATATTATAGGGCGTTGATCTAAAGACCAGATAAACGGAGAACCACATGATAACAGCAAATCAACGTCTCATATGTCGACCTGGACACCTTTTTATTCCTTAATAAGTCCATCTAGGTTCAAATAATTAAAGCAGGTATTCACTTTGAAATTTCAACCCTATGCATTAAAGGCACATCTTCGGCTCCAAAATATCAGATTTTAAAAGAGAAATCATTTCACCTTCTCGGTTATCCACTATTGGCAAATGTTACCGGATAAAAGTACTCTTTACAACAAATTAAGTTCCAAGAAAAAATTATATGGTAATCGTACAAGTATCTCAATGCCGAGATCATACAATACATGTCATCCTCTGAAAAAAGACTAATTCATGCATCAAGATTCATAAACCATTAATCAGATTAAAAGTTCTGAAGATGAAAATTTAACAAGCAGATGTTGAGTTTGTCATTAAGTAGGCTAATCCTCACCTGTTCCAGCGTCATCATGGTAGTCCAAATGCTTGTAAATCTCAATAGGAGCTGAATAACCATTAATAAGTGAAAATGTCCGAGCGTGGGAGGCACATAGAATCAAACCAAGAGCTAGAGGTCTGACAATTTTCGCTATCTGCATAAACAAAGCAAGTGAAAACTATAGGTACTGCTATTGAAGCTTGCCAAATTCTCTTCGGACATAGGAAATTACCATAACTAGAGTGGATGTACCATTGGGATTATACTTATCCCTGAACAGGTCAGGAAAGCTCTCAATCACAGCAGAAGCAGCAACACAGATAAGTGGATATATTGGGTACAGAAATCTGCACAGGCAGTAAACAACGAGTTGTTATATCAGATTTTATTTGCAATTCATGTTACTTTCAATCTCAGATGCAGTAAAAAATAGCTTCATGTTTCTTGGCTACAGAAATGGTTGACCAAGGAGCCTTGTCATGAGCCTTATCCAATCGTTTTAGCAACGACACTAGCATCTTCCAGGCAATTGTCATTTCGAGTTTCGGGTAAAAAAAAAGCGCTAATACATCAGATATCAAGAACACTGCCCAAAATTCAAACGAAAATAGGTGGATTCCAGATAACCAGGACAGACATACAAATTCCTGACGGGGTCGAATTTCAATATAGCACTGCAAAAAAGATATCTGAAGAAGACAATTATAGCTTCActtttactatataaggatttTAGTAGAGCATGCCGACCAAAAATATCTTTCCAGCTAGCACACTTGTCATAGATGAGCCACTATAAAGGTCTTTTTTGGGTTGAGCTCAGAAAATCAGGAGTTTCGGCATAATATTCAAGTAGACATGTAATATATGAAATCTATATATTGTCGTGACAAGAAGAAAAACTCATAGAGGATTAACCTTTCTTCTTTGTGTGGCTGTAAGGACATAAAGGCAATCCAGAGATAGACAGGTGAAACAACAACGAGCAACTCAGGAGCATACTTCTTCTTAGCAATGGGTAGTATTGCTAAGAACAGCAGAGCAAACACAAAGCAGAAGTTGAAATTGTTAAAGCCATTCCTCAAATAAAACGATGCCCCTTCAGTACCATAGAGATGACTTTCACCACCTCCTAAAACATTGTACACCAGCAAGTTGATAACAGAGGATGTCCACTTCTTATAGTAGTCGTAGTCAACAAGAACTGAGAGTACCTAGAACAATTTGTACAACAAGTCGAGTCAATAGGCGGCATGAATAGGTGTTCCGGGGAGGGAAAAAAGCATGGCAGCAGCACTAAAACGGGTAAAAACCTATTAGGTTAAGTATTTTGAAATTTCAATATAGGAAGACAGACTTGCATATTAAATTTTAGCAACATGAACATTTGGTCGATGATCTTTGTGCATTACGGTAAGTATGAATAACTCTATATATTGGAAATTCAATACTTAATTTTTGTTCCCTTAGAGAAAACTTCCCAAATTTTAAGCTTGAACATGAAAACTCAACATGGCAGGAGacttaatataaaaaaaaaagggcagcccggtgcacttaagctcccgctatgcgcagggtccggggaagggcccgaccacaaggggtctattgtacgcagccttaccttgcatttctgccagaggctgtttccaaggcttgagacttaatatgatatgattaaaCTTACCATAAGGACGATAGAAGTGACAACACCTGTAAGAAACACAGGTTTGAAGCTCTTAATCAGTGAGTAAATTGTCAGTGGAAGAAAAGCAAGGATCGAAAATGGCCAGCCCAGAATCACTCCAGCGGCAGCAACAGAAACTGCCATGGCAGGCTTATTAAATAGAAATAGTGCTGAAGAAAGAGACATTGCATACATTGAAAATGAACTCGGAAGGAAACCTGCATAAAGGACACGTAATAGGCATTAGTATTATGAGAAAGTCGACACAGGGTATTGACAACCAACATTAAGGAGTCACCCACACATATCTAAATCACATAGTATGAATGCACAGAGAAAAACagtgaaatttaaaaatcattaaattgTTTACCACCGGTAAATAAAAACCTCAAATAGTTTAATGAAAGTAACACACTCGTGCTTCATTAATTGTTTACCACCAACAAGGAAAAGCCTCAAACATAGTTTAGTGAGAAAACATACTCGTGCTAGCAAAGAAACAACCACTTCCTAAGCATAGCATTGCGAGTGCATATGATGCAAGGCGCTTTCCATATTTCCGGGAAAGGGCTACAACTAGAGCAGCATCACTGATGACAGACAGCCCTGCAAGAAAAATTCTCACAGCATAAAATACTCTCACCTGTCACGTTGAAAAATGGAGAAATTAGAGAATGAATAACTGAAATGAGTAATGATAAgattatttctttaaaatatcaGTGAGTAATGATGAGAAATATCTGCgggaataaaaataatatcaccTTTTCCTCTCCAAACCACCAAGCAGCAGGCCAACCCACCAGTTTGTGAAGCAGGATATACAGATACGACCGCAAGGCAAAGTGCGAACTGCAAAGACATGTAACCTAACTTTGTAAAGTAATATCATAACAAACTGAACTCTAGTTACTAAAAGGGAATCATACTAATATCATCAACCAGTCAACTGTGCTTCAATCCCAAACAAAATTCAGGTTGGCTATAAGATTCCTTCATAACCATTCCTCTCTATTCGACCCTAAATCATTCCAATACCAGTTTGCTAATAAATAATTCATCTAATATGGCAAATAATGGGTTCTCTAAATCACACACATACTCTCCACACTGGCACACAAGTCTCTAACCAAATTAGAGGCCCCTCACCACACATCGACCTAATTTATATGCAGCAATAATGACTAAACCTTAATCTCAACTAGTTAATACCCTCTAATGAATCGTTAGCTGCCAAATCTCAAAATATATGTCCAGGCACATGTACCGAAGGATGAAGCTGCAAGTAAAGATTAGTATCACTGGATACTGCACCAACTTTGTTTAATGGAGCAAAAAAATGATCATTTAGGGGAAATTAAAGCAAATGCTACATATCAGCTATTCCAAACCAACATTTGACTATGCAATCATTGTATATCATAGAATTGAAGATGGTGAACCTGTATTCCCAAGTTTGGAAGCCAGACTCGTAAAGCAAGTAGTGAAGAGGCTCCCAGTAATTGAACACCTCGTCACAATCGTGAATAATATTTGACGTAGCGCTCATGTGCCTCAACATCCCTAGGCAAATCAACGGCAGAAGCCAACCTAGTCCTCTATCGACGCCTTCATTTTCACCGTCCGATCTCTCTGGCTTATCTACCTTTGAATACGCCGGAGATGACGCCGTCTCCGGAGGATCCAACGGCAAGGCTCGTCTCTGTCTCGTCGCCATAGCTATTTCACTGCTTAGTCTCCTTTTTCTTCTGGAAATTTCTGTATTTTCTTCTCTACATTTGGCGGAGCGGTTTTTTTGCAGTTGAAAGGACTTTCCGGTTGGGGGAATCCGGTTCAGAGAGATCCTTTGCTTCTTCTTAAAGTTTTAAACTCATCTTTTAGCAGAAAGTTGGAGAAATTGACAAATATGGTCCCTTGTGTTTAGAAGTAGGTTCAAAATGATACTTAAAGATATTCTTGAGTAGCTTTGGTCCTTTAAGTTCGTTGAAAGTGAGTATTTTTATCAATCAAATACCAACAAACTTTGgttgttaaattttaaaaacagtAACAAAAAAAGTTCTTTTTATTCTTTACAAAGTAGCTAGTGTTTTCTTATATTCTATTAAACTACATAGATAAATACCCTAAAACATTTGTTTGATTTGAGTGAGTTGAAGAGTTAACTCTTACATAAAAATCAACATAAACTTATACGATATTTAATTGGGAGATTTAGGGGTTCTAATCTGCACATAGCACTAGTTAATACAATATTTGGTTCCTCTCTTTTATGTTTCATATAAATAATACCTAGCATTAATTATGCGGACATCCATATATAGTTTTATGCTAATTGATAGAATGTGGAATAAATGTGGTATATTAACAATACATGGAGTAAATGTGCTAAATTGATAAAAGAAACCATCGTTACAGTGAGTAGGTCATATAACAACAAAAATGTATACGGTGTAATTTCACAAGTCTAGTCTGAAAAGAGTAAAATATACACAAACTTTACCTTTATATTTATGGTGTAGAGAAGTTATTTCCAATATAATCCTACCAAATGGAGTCTGAAAAAGATAAAATGTACGTAGACACTATCTCTATTTTTGTGAGATAAAAAAACTGTTTCCAATAGACCTCGATTTAAAAGAAATAGTGAGAAGATcatattttgttaaaaaaacaaacaatgacATGAGTTTAAACGGAGATTCATGATCTTGTGAAGTTTCATATAGCCGATCCAGCTTGTTTAGGAATGAGATATTGTTCTTAAAATTTAAGTAAAACCTAGACCCATTGCAAAGCATAAGATGCTAAACTGAAGTCTGAAAGGTTGGAACTGAGAGTAATTGTAAAAAGAAGCATTTGGTAAATGAAGAAAAGTACTCTTTTGCAGCATAGTTTTATTCAAGAAGCTAGTAAACAAGGGGGGTATAATTATTCACCCATTAGATGGGGTAACTAAACTAGAAGTTGCAAACAAAATGAACTTGAGGATACATGATTCTTAATGTATACTTTAGGATGGGCAAGTACTTCACCAACCATCAAAACATAAAACAGAATAGATTTAACCAGTATTCTGCATTCCAGCAGCTATACCCTTCATGGTCAAGATGAGTGTGTCTTCCAAGCCGGGAGCATAATCACTTCGTGGATTCAGGCTCACGAGTTCAGCAGCAGGCTTCGATTCAATGTATTCCTTGGTAATGTGAGGCCTCAGAATGACGTTGTAGGTTGGATCACGAATTCTCTTTAGTGTGTAAGCTTGGCACACATTTAAGGTAGTAATATAGGAATCACGCAACCTGAGTCGTTGCTTTAAGTAGGGGTCTCCCTCCAGAAGATCCTTGTGTCCAGCAATCTATACAAAAGCAACATAAAGAACACGGATATCATGTGATCAAACATGATGAGTAACAACATGTGCCAAGTGCAAGAACTTGGTCAAAATTAATTTACCTGAAGCAGGAGGCTCTTTGTCTCCTCATAATTGGACCTCAAAAGCTCACCGAAGGACCACAAATCTTCAGAAACCAGAAGCTTGTCGTACAAAGCAGCAATGCCGGGGTCTCCCTTGGCAAACACCATCTCAATCAAATCAGCAGTAACTCTAAAGAATGGCCATTTTTTGTGCATGTCCTGCAGCATATGGAGGTTGTTTTTATCCTTGCTAAGTGCATACTTAAATGCTGCCCCAAAGCCAAGCCAGACTGGCAGATGAAACCTAGTCTGGGTCCATGCAAAGATCCATGGAATAGCTCTAAGTGTTTCAATGCCTCCACTTGGTTTACGCTTTGATGGACGGCTACCAATGTTCATTCGACCATACTCCAGCTCGGGTGTTGCCTACAATTGTGatccaaaagaaaaaattaacttATTAAAGTCAGAGAAATATTTGTTATCCTTTGCTAACACCTATTGTTTGAGAAGTAATATAATGCATTTTCCTAGCACACTGACCAGGCGGAAGTACTCGACAAATCGGGGTTCCTTGAATACTATTGACCTATACTTCTCTGTAGCAACGACAGCAATTTCATCCAGAAGTGCACGCCATTCTGGCTTTGGGGAGAGAGGTGGATTCATTCCATGTTCTAGGGTGGCAGAAGTGAAACGCTGGAGTGTCCTAAAACACAAGTGTTCCTCCCCAAATGATTGCTCAATAACCTCACCTTGAACTGTTACACGAAGAGATCCCTGAATTGTATCAGGTGGCTGAGATAATATAGCAAGATGGCTGGGACCACCTCCTCTTCCAACTGTACCACCTCTGCCATGGAACATAATTAGCTTCACGCCATATTGTTTGGCAACTTTTATAAGCTCCTCTTGAGCCTTATATAGCTGCCATGCTGCCGACAGCCGACCAGCATCCTTTCCAGAGTCTGAGTAGCCAATCATGACCTCTTGCTTCCCATTAATGCGGTTTTTGTACCACTCAATAGAAAAGAGACGTGCAACAGCAGCAGGAGCAGCCTCCAGATCATCCAATTTCTCAAAAAGTGGAACTACCCGTAAAGGTTGCTTCACGTGGCATTCACGCTGTAGAAGCTCAACAGCAAGCACATCAGATGGTGCAGTGGCCATTGAGATGATGTATGCCCCAAAGCAGTCTGATGGAAGTTCTGATATGACATGGAATGTATTCAAAACATCAGCAATTTCTTCAGTTTTTGGAAGATCGGGTCCAAATAGAGGTCGCTTGCCGCTGAGTTCAGAGAGAAGCCACTCTTGTCTATGTTCCTCAGACCACTCTCGATATGAA
Protein-coding sequences here:
- the LOC129893183 gene encoding dol-P-Man:Man(6)GlcNAc(2)-PP-Dol alpha-1,2-mannosyltransferase; protein product: MATRQRRALPLDPPETASSPAYSKVDKPERSDGENEGVDRGLGWLLPLICLGMLRHMSATSNIIHDCDEVFNYWEPLHYLLYESGFQTWEYSSHFALRSYLYILLHKLVGWPAAWWFGEEKVRVFYAVRIFLAGLSVISDAALVVALSRKYGKRLASYALAMLCLGSGCFFASTSFLPSSFSMYAMSLSSALFLFNKPAMAVSVAAAGVILGWPFSILAFLPLTIYSLIKSFKPVFLTGVVTSIVLMVLSVLVDYDYYKKWTSSVINLLVYNVLGGGESHLYGTEGASFYLRNGFNNFNFCFVFALLFLAILPIAKKKYAPELLVVVSPVYLWIAFMSLQPHKEERFLYPIYPLICVAASAVIESFPDLFRDKYNPNGTSTLVMIAKIVRPLALGLILCASHARTFSLINGYSAPIEIYKHLDYHDDAGTGSVLCVGSEWHRFPSSFFIPDYVGQVRWLDDGFTGLLPIPFNSSLGGTSAAPSYFNNKNKASERQYLRDPEQCTFLIELQLQRPYPTRGSDLSTWEIVAALPYLDRELSPPMYRSFYIPNQWQQKNVFGQYRLLRRIHK
- the LOC129893184 gene encoding phosphoenolpyruvate carboxylase-like — its product is MANRNLEKLASIDAQLRLLVPAKVSEDDKLVEYDALLLDRFLDILQDLHGEGIKETVQQCYELSAEYENTRDKKKLEELGSVLTSLDPGDSIVVAKSISHMLNMANLAEEVQIAYRRRQKSKKGDFLDESNAMTESDIEETLKRLVVDLKKSPQEVFDALKNQTVDLVFTAHPTQSTRRSLLQKHARIRNCLAQLYGKDITPDDKEELDEALQREIQAAFRTDEIRRTPPTPQDEMRAGMSYFHETIWNGVPKFLRRVDTALKNIGINERVPYNAPLIQFSSWMGGDRDGNPRVTPEVTRDVCLLARMMAANLYYSQIDDLMFELSMWRCNDELRVRADEQHRSLKREEKHYIEFWKQVPPNEPYRVIIGDVRDKLYHTRERTRQLLSNGFSEIPEEATYTNIEQFLEPLELCYRSLCACGDGPIADGSLLDFLRQVSTFGLSLVRLDIRQESDRHTDVLDAITQHLEIGSYREWSEEHRQEWLLSELSGKRPLFGPDLPKTEEIADVLNTFHVISELPSDCFGAYIISMATAPSDVLAVELLQRECHVKQPLRVVPLFEKLDDLEAAPAAVARLFSIEWYKNRINGKQEVMIGYSDSGKDAGRLSAAWQLYKAQEELIKVAKQYGVKLIMFHGRGGTVGRGGGPSHLAILSQPPDTIQGSLRVTVQGEVIEQSFGEEHLCFRTLQRFTSATLEHGMNPPLSPKPEWRALLDEIAVVATEKYRSIVFKEPRFVEYFRLATPELEYGRMNIGSRPSKRKPSGGIETLRAIPWIFAWTQTRFHLPVWLGFGAAFKYALSKDKNNLHMLQDMHKKWPFFRVTADLIEMVFAKGDPGIAALYDKLLVSEDLWSFGELLRSNYEETKSLLLQIAGHKDLLEGDPYLKQRLRLRDSYITTLNVCQAYTLKRIRDPTYNVILRPHITKEYIESKPAAELVSLNPRSDYAPGLEDTLILTMKGIAAGMQNTG